The sequence below is a genomic window from Monodelphis domestica isolate mMonDom1 chromosome 2, mMonDom1.pri, whole genome shotgun sequence.
CGGTACATAAATGTGAGAGAATGTTGCTGAGCTTCAAGAAGTGATGAATATGTGAATACAGAGAAGTAGGAAAAGattcacatgaactgatgcagaatgaagctGAGCCAAGAATACAATATACACCATCctgacaacaatgtaaatggaaagatcaCACACAGTGAAcatagcaaaattataaagaataagcatGGTTCCAAAGGAGATATTTTGAGAAATCACTCCTTCTACCttttttgcagaggtgggaggCTCACAGGAGTGGTACATTCCATatgttctcaaattttttagatATAATAATCAGTCTTgataacttgtttttcttttttttttaatttgaaaaaactCTGACATATGGAATGGCTCtctgagggaggggaagggatatTGGAAGAAATTTGGTGATATGAAAAGGACAGAAGATTCAGCACAACACAAATTCAGAAGGGTCATTAAATACCATCTTGGACATCTTTGGTCTATAGTACTATATTCAGAAATATTCAGAAATTCTCACCAAAGCACTAGACAAGAAGGAGAACTGAGTTCTAGTCTCACCTCTGAAATTTGTGGATCACAGGATTATAAATTTGGAACTGGAGGTTACTTCAAGGCTATCCAGTCCAACCCCTCATTCTGCAGtcggggaaactgagaccaagggaGAGTAAATGCCTTGCTTTAGGCCACACAGGCAGCAAAGGACAGATCGTAAATAGCATTATatagatccagagctggaagggaccccaagGACAATGGTGGGAccccaactcccttattttacagatgaggaaactgagacccaaggaaaATAAGTAGCctactcaaagtcacacagatttAGCAGGTAGCAGTGCTGGGATGTGAAATGAGGTACTCTTATTCCTCATTAATTAATGGATGACTTGGACAAAAactttttctgggcctcagtttcagcatgtataaaatgagggagatggatAAAATGGCTTCCATCTATAAACTGCCATgagcctccgtttcttcatcaacaaaaatgaggaggttggatggCCCGAAGGGCCTATGAGTTCTCTTCTAGCTATACAGCTATAGTCCTATGATCCAGGGATTCCCAggatcttggtttcctcatttataaaaggaggaGGCTGGATGaaatagatggtctctgaggtctcttccaggcAGAGAGCTTTGATTCCATGATCTATGATGTCTGTCATCCTATGGTCTGTAGAGAGAGCTGTTTGATGGATCCTAAATTGGGTTGGAGCTATGCTGAGGAACTCcttgatagagaaagagaaatataaagttaattatatatacatatattatacacacacacatacatgtgtatgtacttTAGATAAAGGCCTTgcgtcaacatggaaatatagaagtccccagtttatttagtttgagggtataAACCCCAGGCTTGGACCTTGCCACAGGAGAGATTTCCCCCaaggaaggtcccacttcaccagacaatggacatcctggtagtttgggtgggagcagctAATTCCATCTAATATTAAATATCTCTtctgtcccaatggtttctccccctaggctaacgTCCATTGCCAAactggcccagccctgggctgaatctttctcttttgtgtccattatggggcatcagcccctcactgttattcctgtctggaactcctcattttcttttcttaccattgtaaagtcagtcaactgtccctctcactccaagccaccaggtcatctagagtggtatataggctccccaaattcttttgttcctccgAGTCCATCCTGAGtgagtggcactcccaggggtcagtgaccagggcctccagactctgtgcagtctcggggagcagctctgttgtcataaCCTAGTAGCGCTGAACccctttttcccttgattaaagagtgattttgactatttaatagttctgcgttttttctatttgacactagtaacaagtctaagacagaagggcaaaggctaggcactatataaatatctattctttttttatctttttcttttctttctttcttttctttttatcttagtaTCACTACTAAAATGGAAGAACAATTAAGGACCAGacaatctgggttaagtgacttgcccaggatcacatgactAAGacttgtctgaggctagatttgagcccagctTCTCCTGCTTCTAAACctggtgctctttctactgtgccacttatCTACCCCCAAAgaacttttcaaaccttaaagtgatatataaatgctagttatttttattagagataatTGATATATTAACAGATAAATATAATACACGCACTTTGCACaacttaaaatgctacataattgccagctattattattaaccagatttaatataatcaaagtgcTCTATCAATCTTAAGGTGCTataaaatactattattaataGATACTTGGGGAAGAGATGGAtccaaagcactttgcaaactttagacCTATATAAATCGCATTAGGCTTCATTATTCGATACATAAGTGGATACAAATACGTATGCAAAGCACTTCGTAAAATCTCAAGAAGCTATATAAATGCAAAGATAGCATTTTCTTTGTATAgcgttttaaggtttgcaaagtgtgttttaaaataatgccagacacatgcaaagtgctttgcaaaccttaaaacgcTATATAAATAGCATTAGAAGTTATCATTATTAGGTAGAGCCAGTCTGATTACTTTATTGTCAAAGTAAGCAGACAGAGCAGGACGGATAGATGAATGCCACAATACATATTAAGCCCCTTCTATAAAGCAAGTACTTTGCTACTTTAAGAACAAGGTCCTTTAGACCCTAGATAAGCACGGTGGGATAGGTAGTTCTGGAGGATCTTTTCGATTGTAAGAAGTCTCGCGAGAGGGTAATGAGAAGAGGAGGCTCGTGGAGTGGGGCAGCCCTCCCCTCAAAATTCTACAAGGTAAGAGAGGACTAAACCATCAACTCCATCTACTTGGAAGAGTTTCCTTGCTTGTGGCTAGGAGAGAGGGAGTTATGGGAAGGCACCTGACATAGGTCGGACGACGATTGGTTGCTCGCTCTGTGACGCAAGGCAAGGGGCGGGACTTGTCGGTGCCGCCCCTTCGGCTGAGCCAATGGCCACTCCGGGTTCGTGCACGTGGCATGAACCTTACTCCCAGGAGGAGTGCCGAGGATACGGAATGCGCCCCCGGGATGGAGAGGGAAGCGGAGCGACTGCCATCACCATCCCCGCCACAGTCCCCTCCGCTGCGTCGGCCTCGTCTCCCGACCCGGCAGAAATCACAGGAAGAGCTGCCGCTAGCGAACTTCGAGGAGGAGCACTACGACTGTTACGACTACTACAACCTACGGGAATATCCGATCCGCGGTCCCGGCTGGAGCAAGGGCCGCACCCGGCGGGAGCGGGAGCTCCGCACCAACCGGCCAGTGCCCGCGGGCCATGAGCGGAAGATCGCCCAGAAGTTGTACAACAGCCAGCGGAAGCGGCGCCAGCGCCAGCTTCAGTCACGGCCTCGCACCCGGCTCTCCTGAAGGGGGCGGCCTCCCGCTCCCGTCGTGGTTCTCCCTGGCCAAGGTGCGTGAGCGCCCGGGCCCCGCTGGGCGGGATGGGCGGGTCCCTAGAGTCCAGACCCGCCCCCCGGAGCCagtttttccccctccctcctccaggaCACCGTTCCTGTGCACGGTGCTAGTCACTGAACCCCGTTTTTcgcatgaggaaactgaggctaataagCACagggactggcccaaggtcacacagctagacagatTGGGAACTCAGGACTTGTTGATTCCAAAACCTATTGCAGATAAACTGCCGACTACCCTACATATTCTTTCCCCCAGATCCCCAaagccctgcccctcccccaccccaaacccaTCTTTAGTGACTTTTCTCCAACTGCTAGAAATGTTCATTCTGTTTTGTCTCCTCTCAAGGTCAAGGACTTTACATGGTTCCACGGATTTCTAGGTGGAGTTTCCCCAAGGTTTAATAATTGAAGCAAAACCCAGAAAGCCCTAACATTTGTCTAGTCGCATTTCTTCAACCGACCACCTGCCCTTCCCACTGAAGATACgagaaaataaagcatttattatgcaaatcagcaaacatttattaaatatgccTCCCTACTCAATGCCAGGTATTTACTAAGGGCTGGAGATACAAGACTAACTATGTGCCTAGCACTGGACTGAACTGAGCATAcaagcaaaagacagttcctgccctcaaagagcttaattTTTAAGGAAAGCCTCCCtcggactgtgagctccttgagaacagagactgtttTGATTTAGTATAGAGCCTGGTACAcagtagtgcttaataaatgctagttgattgagAACTGTAAATGGACAGATGGTAGGACTTGGTATTGCTTTTAGAGCTGGCTTCTGTTAGAGAGCCTTGAAaaaggacatttttaaaaatccttgagAGGAGGCAGAATTGCATTTTTTCCTCCTATAGCCTTAGTTTCTGTTTtaggttttgattctaagacagaaaaatgggaattaagtgacagctaggaagtatcgggccagatttaaactcatgcccttctgactccaggcctaggcACTCTATCCCTTAAGATAATAATTCAAACTCCAGAAAACCTTCACATCCGACCTTTAAAAACCAAAGTGTTTGGGGcaagtaggtggttcagtggataaagagctaggccTGGATGGGAAGGTCTTgatttcaaatatgatctcagatatttccttgctgtgtgaccttaagcaaattgGTTAACTTCAGTTgcccaccactcttctgccttggaaccaattcttaatatccattctaagacatcaggtaagcatttaaaaaacaaaccaacactATAATGTTGCCCCTATGGGGACCCTCTCATGGAAGAGATTGATGatctttttgtatttaattttttgcaGGATTCACAAAGGACCTGGTAAAGTCTTTTCTCTAACTCCAACTATATCTGTTGTCATAAGGGAGAGCTAGAGAGTCCATGTCGGTCACCAGGACTTTCTTGTTGCCAGCTCTCAGTGGATTGCTTCAGGACCTTTTTTCCCTTCCAGCACACTGAGGTGTTACATCAATAAGACCCATGTTCAGTCCCTCTGGGGTATGTCTTCTCTTTAGGATTCCTAATTAAAGCAGAGCAGCAAGAATGGTTTTTCAACTCTTCTGTTTTGGTCAAAGTTAATATTACTACGAGCATGAAAGTGGTTTTAAAATAGGTTCTTGGATAAGACACTTATGGTATCCCGTCAAATGTTAGTTTGTAGTTTTAGGGACCAAAATAATAAAGATCAAATCTGTTTTTTCTGTGATATAGTACTTGTACATGTCCTTTTTCAATACTCTTCACAATGGCAGGCATATATTAGGTAAGTTAAAAAGCTGGCCCAAACTGATTTTTGCCAATTTATTAATGTGTGAAGTGGAAGTTTAAGGTGTCAgcttggaatctagaaaccccaaacttgtagcctagtaagatctgatgggAGAAGTTTTAGGCAATCCACTTGAGGTGGAAGCTAAGCTTAAGCTGAATgactcttcttttctccagaagcctctcccagtatgaACTTCGGTGCCTTCAGTTTACAAGATTGATGCTCTGCCTACTGTgctaaagagtcacttggcttgggcttagcCTCTACCTCAAGTGGAGGGTCTTTACCTGACAGTCCATtcttcagtctgaaactgctagcctggatTCCCctcagggtagattctcatgggaacagggaacaaggacaagctttggggtctccaacttacaagctagtcctaaaacttggggttcatcagatcttactaggctacaagtttgaggTTACTAAATGCCATGTTGACAAAGGGGACCTTGAAATATCAGGGTGTACCCTCTTTAGC
It includes:
- the NUPR2 gene encoding nuclear protein 2, coding for MNLTPRRSAEDTECAPGMEREAERLPSPSPPQSPPLRRPRLPTRQKSQEELPLANFEEEHYDCYDYYNLREYPIRGPGWSKGRTRRERELRTNRPVPAGHERKIAQKLYNSQRKRRQRQLQSRPRTRLS